Sequence from the Amphiprion ocellaris isolate individual 3 ecotype Okinawa chromosome 1, ASM2253959v1, whole genome shotgun sequence genome:
GTTGCTGTTGAGGAGACGGCAGAGAAACAGGCAAGCAGAACATGGCAAATAagcaatttttttgcttttgaatgTAATTCTGTCATAGAAGTGCATCTGAACCTGCGGAATCgagaaatattaaatatattttaagggATTTTAGGCAAGGCAAGGcgagtttatttgtatagcacaattcATAAACAAGGCAATTCAAGATGTTTTACAAtgacaaagaaatacattcagaaaaaaagatttaaaggtAGACAAAAGTCACaagcttggggtcacccaggcaattttatgttttccatgaaaactcacacttttattcatgttctaacataactgcacaagggttttctaatcatcaatgagcctttcaacaccattagttaacacaatgtagcattagaacacaggaatgatggttgctggaaatgttcctctgtacctctatggagatattccattaaaaatcagctgtttccagctagaatagtcatttaccacattaacaatgtctacactggatttatgattcattcaatgttatcttcattgaaaaaaacagcttttctctcaaaaataaggacgtttctaagtgaccccaaacttctgaacgatAGTATAcgttaaaatcatagaaataaaacataaaaatagacattgtgatcataaaagtgcattaaaagattgagcatctaagagaaagctaTTGTAAACAATCTGGTTTTCAGACCTGATTTAGAAGAGCTGGTGGTTTGAGCAGAACTCATGTGTTCAGAAAATTTGTTCCACAAATGAGGAGCACAATAGCTGAATGTTACTTCACTATTTTTGGTTCTGATTCTGGCAACACACAGTAAGCCTGTCCCTGATGACTTGAGGCCTCTGGATGCTTCATGTGAAGCTAATAAGTCCAGGATGAGTTTTGGTTCAAGACCTTTCAGTGCTTTGTAAACCAGGAATCAGATTGTGACCTCTatcctttgactaacaggaagccGGTATAGTGTTTTGAGTACCGGTGTaatatggtccttgtgttagtttgtttttaggAAGCTTTAACTGCAGTATTCAGGTGTGCATTGCTTACCCTGAATGGTAATATGTTTTCATGATTGTGGCAAAGTCCTGCTACAGGTGGAATCCAAACATGATTGAgtgaaaatgtatatataatgCATGTACACTGGTGGTATTCTACATTTTTCTTACTGTGTCCACAAAAACCACTAAACagaacccaacaaatccaaagttttattgtttgtattgcAGTGACACGCTACTGGCACAATAATACCTGAAGTATCCACAAATGCAGCATTGCGCCCATACATATAGGAATACAGATTTGAATGTTCTACATGCTGATTTATATAAAAGGTATTAAACTTGTGTCATTATAACTTGATTAAACAGTTTTACGTGTGTTTCAGGCAAAGGAACATCCCCGTGTCCTGATTCCTGAGCTATGTCGACTCTTCTACCAGCTGGGATGGGTGACAGGGACGGGCGGCGGGATCAGTCTGAGACAAGggtttgtacatttatttactgCAAATCATCAGAAATGGTCATTTTCTTACTCCTCGACAATGCTAAAAATCATATGCTGTCATGGGCACGTTTTAGAACATCTGTACACTGAGAAAAGTGCAGTGACGCTAATGGGAGGTCGGTTGTTTCGGTTTTGACAATGTGGGCAAATCTCTGTTGAAGACAGACGGCCGCAGTTTGGCAGTAATGAAAAAGAATTCAAATTGAAGACTTTGACAGGTTATTACAAACTTCTTTGAACTGTGTTGTTTTGGATGGCAGCTCCGGAGAAAGCACCACCCATTAGCAAATCTCCGTTTGTAATGTGGAATGGCAGACATTTATTTAAGCCAACAAAGAACTTTGATGAAACCTTTAATGAAACCAAATAGGATTCGGTGACTGCTGATCCGTGTACACTGGTATTTcattcagataaaaaaacactgtaactCGAAAATGATTGAAGGGAGaatttccttttcatctttttaaaatgattgtaCTTTTAGACTGAACATGAGCAGCTTTAAGCTCCACTGAAATACTTGAGCTGTGCAAAGTAGCATTCCCAGAAATGGCAAATTTTTTCTTACATTCTCTCAACAAATAAGAGACACTGGACACAATACACCAGTCCCAATTTGTTGCCACAACATTTATCACTTCAGTGTATTTTGAGATGATTGCAGATGTTCTCAAATAGCACAAATCACATGTTCTCAAGCAGATATGGCGTAGATCAAGCAGCCCGAATACACAAAACAGAAGTGTCGTTAGATGTTTTACACAAAAGGTCTATTTTCCTCCGTGAGTGCAGGTCTGAATTTTAagttttgaagctttttttttcttcccacagtTGCTTTGCTTTGACTCAGAAATGACTCACAGCCCGAGGCGGACTCGCCAAACCTTGCGCTCAAAATCAATAAGCTACTTCTTCATCTGGAAATGTTTGTTGCTCAATAAAAAAGAGTGCAATGGCTTTACCCGCTGCATTGTATTGGGAAACATAAAGGAGCTAAACATTTAAGCGTGATCATCGCAAAGATTGTGAGAGGATCAACTACAGCCGTCTATTCAGCTCCGCAAttctacatttatatatatgtacatttcaTTCCAGGCTTTGTTCCCTTAGGTCTTCAGACCAAGGCCGTGGGATGCTGAATTTTCCTACGAAAAGAAAACTGTTAGGGAGAGAATTCAGCAACAGAATCTCTCAGATAAATGGTCAACTTCGGCACCAGCTGAAACCATCTGAGGCAGGAGTATAAAGAATTACTTACAATAACTACTTTGGGGATTGGGTACTTTATGGATGGCTGGAAAAGCTTTACTGAGTGTTTCGTTCACATTTTGCAATGGCCAGAGTTTCAACCCCGGTACTcacagaaacattttctttcaggCAAAGACAAAATAAGCTTAGAGCAGTTCAGTTATTTGTCTGCTGCAGAAAACTATGATGTTCCATTATGTCATGACAAACTAACTCCAGGGTTCACTTCCTCCAAAATGCTACTTCATTGTccttatcttttttttgtattactcACAGAGACCATATCTACATTGCACCATCGGGTGTCCAGAAAGAGAGAATACAGGTGAGTTGGGTCTAACCACAGAgtgaaactttattcttgtcagtAGAGACAATAACTCAGTGTTCTGGTGGAGTAATATTCAGACAAAGATTAATGCATTATGGTTTAAATCATaccttttcaaatgtttgttacTCAGCCAGAagatatgtttgtgtgtgacgtGGAGGAGAGGGACATTAGCTGTCCACCTGCCTGGAAGAAGTTTAAGAAGAGCCAGTGTACGCCGCTTTTTATGAACGCCTACACTATGAGAGGTTAGTCAGTCTAACACATCAGATACCAGCCATTCTAACTGCTATTTACAGAGAGCGAGACAACTGATAGTTATCCCAAATACTACAAATGATCTTTGTAATTAAGAGTCGGAGAGGTTGATGAGGTGACAGTATGAGATGCCTGCAGAGAGGACTAACTAATAAGTTGTaccctttaattgctttttatcAGTCAATCATTGTcaatttaattttgcttttttgacaagaaaacacatttctgcacagtctgcaatcaaaaatgtaatataagtgattgcataagtattcaccctCTTTATAGTGACTcatctaattcaacacaggtgtaGCCACCCGGTGCAAGAAGTTACACAATTAGTGAAACTGAGATAAtttgagtgcagtgaatgtttattagtgattgtagtataaagacgcCTGTATCTGGGAAGTCCAGCCACTGGTGAATCAgcactcctggatagaactacaccaagaagacaaaacaaaaaaaacaagtaattcTGTAAAAAgttattgaaaagcatcagCCAGGAAGTTAATACAAGAAAAGTACTAAGTTACTGAATATCCCCTGGAGTAGGGTTAAATCCATTATtaggaaatgaaatgaatatcGCACATATGAAAAAATGACTGAGCAAGAAAAAGACTAGTGattgaggccaccaagacacctatgactcctcttaAGGAGTTACAAGTACCATTGGCTAAGATGGGAGAAATtgttcatacaacaactgttggCTGTTCTTAAccagagaaagactctgtttgaaaaagaaaaaaaaaaccttcattaATCCAGGACTAGATTTCACCAGAAGGCATGAGACAAACTCTGAAGTCAACTCAAAGAAGGTTCCAGAGACCAGCATTGAGGCTATTGGCCATCAGACAAGACAttatgtttgatggacaccaaacactggatcacaaacacaccatcaccactgtaaagcatggtggtggcagcattatgatgggaagcatggcggtggcagcatcataatgtggagatgtttctcagcagcaggccctggaaggcttgtacaggtagagggtaaaatgaatgccgcaaagtctagagaaatcctggaggacaacctgatgcaatCTGCAATAGAAATGAGACTTCATTGAATAATTGTTTTCCAGAAAGACAATAAGGTGAAACATACAGTCAGAGCTACACAGAactggtttaaagacaacaaggtgaatgttttgtagtgtctgagtccagatctcaatccaactGAGGTTTTGTAGCTGGACTTAAACAGGGCTGTTCACTCACAATCCCTGGGCAACCTGACAGATGTTGAGCAGTTTTGTAAAGAAGAATTGggtaaaactgcagttttcaagTGTACAAGGCTGATTTAAATGTATCTACACAGGATTAATACTGTTACTCCCACAAAAGTTGCATCTaataaatactgacttgaaggggTTGAATACTAATGCAGTCACTTactttacatttaatattttcattttgacatgaaagagtcctttttttgttcatttgcatGTGCAGTTACCTTCACAGTGATTCAGTGCTGCGAACCAATAAAAGAAGGAACTTAAAAAGAGGGTATATACTTTCTAAAGGATGGTTCAGGGTCACCTGAGTCACCCTAATTATAAGATCtatcaaaaagaaaagttttaagcctaatcttaaaattagagagggtgtctgcttCCTGAACCTTAACTGGGAGCTGATTTCATAGCCGAGGAGCCTGATAGCTGAAGGATCTACCTCCCATTCTGCTTTTAGAAAGTCTCGGAACCACAAGTAAAGCCTCCACACTGAAAGCCAAGAGCTCTGTTGGGATAACATGGTACCATAAGGTTTATAAGATGTGAAGGAGCTTGGCTACGAGGAGATTTGTATGTGAAGAGAGGGATTTTCAGTTTGATTCTGGATTTTACAGGAACCCGATGAGAACTCATTATGCCACTCTTCAGTAAGGGCATTGTAATTAGAGGTTAACATTTGACCTCACAATAATGATATTAGTATCAATTATTCATCCTCTCTGTTCTTGTATTATCATGTCAGAGTCTGTCTAGTTGTCATTCTTGATAGATAACGAAATCTCTAAAACTAGAACTGATCACTAACAGTTTAAATTccaactaaaaacacaaagcacagtCCATGCATGCTCTTGGCTTGTTACAGTTATCAGTTTAGAAAGACAATACGAGCAGAGAACAttcaaaaatctaaatctgcTTTTCCTTTGCTAAAATACAGGGGCACAGGCAGTTATACACACCCACTCCAAGGCTGCTGTCATGGCAACGCTGCTGTATCCTGGCAAGGAGTTCAGGATAACACACCAGGAGATGATCAAGGGGATTCGTAAGGGCACCTCAGGCACAAACTATCGGTATGTAATCAAGCAGCAAGGATTAGTGCAGTGCAAAGAGCTTCCCAGCATTGTTACTCCTCGTCCGAGGAGCGGTTTGAGAAGCCGTTGTTAGGAAAGTATCTGCGCGCTgagagcagaaaacacaaacttaaaTGTGATGGATGACCTGCTGAACTCCACATGAAATGCTAACCCTGTGAATCCTGTGTTTGTTTCTCGTTGTATTTCACTCAAAAGTAACGCTGCTCATCTGCCACGGAGTAGAGAAATGAATTAAAACTTGCCCACCCAGAATATTTCTGGCTCTGGCTCAAGTTCCCGGGCTGTTAGTCACACAGCACAAAATTCCAGCATTCGTAGGTTTTACATCTGCCAATTTTTTTCTGGAAACCCGCAAGTGGTTTGGTTTCACTAGAATTAGGAAAAGCATATCCATCGTACGTCAAATCAACTGCGTAAAGAGTAGAATTTCATAATAGTTTGCAGGTATTTACATGGAAAGCCCGTTACATAAACTCAGCTCTTTCTGGGTCGCTTCCGTGTCCATAACTCTGCCTGGTCTTGCCTCAGTTTCCTTCAATATGTCTGATGAAAATCACAGGCTGAGACATATTGGCGTCTACCGTGACTCTCTTCTGTACAACAGGGGAATTGTAGTGGaacttaaagatttaaaaacatttttaattttgtgcacAGAATCAGTAACAGTTGGGTGAAATTGCGTGTTTGGTCATTTAAAATGCACCAACTCTTCTTTTAAAGAGCCCAGTTGACAGTTTGTCAACAATAGAAGAGGCAGAAAGGTTTTGGATTTCTTAAGATTGGATAAACTTTAATGAGCCTTTACTGGAGAAATTCTTACATTCCAACATgtacactactattcaaaagtttggggtcacccagacaatttcatgttttccatgaaagctctcACTTATAttaatgtgctaacata
This genomic interval carries:
- the apip gene encoding methylthioribulose-1-phosphate dehydratase translates to MSSSCGTSNGCQVAVEETAEKQAKEHPRVLIPELCRLFYQLGWVTGTGGGISLRQGDHIYIAPSGVQKERIQPEDMFVCDVEERDISCPPAWKKFKKSQCTPLFMNAYTMRGAQAVIHTHSKAAVMATLLYPGKEFRITHQEMIKGIRKGTSGTNYRYDDCLVVPIIENTPEEKDLKDRMARAMEEYPNSCAVLVRRHGVYVWGESWEKAKTMCECYDYLFDIAVQMKQSGLDPSALPTEEEKGIM